Sequence from the Drosophila innubila isolate TH190305 chromosome 3L unlocalized genomic scaffold, UK_Dinn_1.0 0_D_3L, whole genome shotgun sequence genome:
TTTAATTTGGGTTAAGATTTTTCCGGAATTCCTAAAtagattttcaatattattcaaAGGTTTGCTTGAATTCCTAAGTATTCATTGCGATGCAGTTTATACTCGAATATTTGTCGTCTAAAAATGTTGATGTTTgccaaaaactataaaaatgcGACATGGATTTCGCAATATTAATGTCACGTCTGTCGGATCAAATGATATGTTGTCTATTCACCCTTTTTCCCCTTCCTTAAGTCTGTGGGATTTCCGTGGCAAGGCGGGCTGTCTTCTAATACACTGCGGCCACAAGATTAGAAGGCAGATGTTGAAATAATCGAAATGAATCTGTTTACACGtccaaattaattgaaaaacgcGTGCTACAGCgccatttaattgaaattgaaattcaaatacatcgaaagcaaaagaaatacaaTGCTGTAGGCAAGTTCAAAGCGACCTCTTCTCTCCCTGGGGGCGTTGATCGCGGGTTGTGGGCAGGTTTGCCTTTCTGCTTCAGGGTGTTGATGTGTCTGTGTTGTTGCCTTCgcctgttgcagttgttgatgatgataaaATATTCGTGCGAATTGTCCAAGGCACCTCTCAATGAATTAACCAAATTCTCTGTGAGGGCTGTGGAAAGTGGAAAGCAAGTGAATTCAATAATGGATGTGCTTAAGTGCGCCAATCAATCAATTCAATCTTGCACTGCTTCCACTTGATTAACGCATAACTCAAGGGACCCAAAGCACACActatattacaattatttcaaGTGGATTACATAATGATTAAACCTGTGGagggtattcaaattttggcaTTAAATATGTAACACATTAAAGCAGATGTTGCAGGCTTCATGAATCATGATCAttagatatattcatttgaatatttaccAAACTATGTGTCTGCATGATTTCAGAGACGATAAGAGACAGGGAAGAAATATTACGAATtgcaattatgaaaattaatgtagcttttgaaaatgtattctTATTACTATCTCTCTATCTTTTAGATTTATTAATACATCCATTTTATGATCGGGTAATAAACACAGgtgctatttattttattatacagggtatcttaGAGTCTGGCACATCCTTAAGAAGCCTTCTTGTCTTACAAAACTAACTAGCCTTGTCTTTCAATTACAGACACCCTGGAAATCAAACCTGGGCAGCTCCTACAAGCCGAGTACTTCTACGGTAAGTAGCATCTTCATCATTCCATTTAAGGATCTCAACTTAATACCCTGTTATTTTTACAGTATACACTAGGAGGTGACCTAGGAAATGGCTCCACTTCGCGCTACACATCACTGGCCACACCCACTGCCTACAGACCATCATTTTCCGGTGGAACCTATCGCATCAAACGAGATCCTCCAGCTCCAACACCTGTGACCAGCTACGTGAGTCGCTATGGAAGCACTGCCAAGACAGATGCCAAGGAGGCAGCTAGTTCCAGTGACAGGAGCAGCCCCATCAAGCGGTACACGGGCACAACCAGCAAGTTGGGAAAGTATGGCAGATCTAGGGATCCCAGTCCTGTGGCATTAGAGCACACGAATCACAGCAAGTCAAAGTCAAGGGACCCCAGTCCCGTGATGGACAGCGCGAGAAGTAAACTGGGAGCTGCTTCCTATCGCAGCAGTACCACAAGGAATGCTTATGGCAATCGATATGGATCAGGAGCAAGACCAAGTGCAAGTACCACGCTGGATAAGTCCATCTCGTACTTGACCACCAGTGATTTTCACGCAAGGACTGCGAGTCGGGCAAAGGCGAGCAGGGAGAAGGAACTGGAGGAGCATCTGGTACCTGAGGTGCCAGTGGAATCCTCCAGAGAATCTACAAATGAAGAGGACGTTATAAAGGAGCCGAAAGAGAAGCAGTTGGAAAATCCGCCAGAGGAAACATTTATATCCGTGGCCGTGGTCACCAGAGCCACCTCTCCTACTCCGCCAGGCAGCACCACTGTGCAGAGAACCCGACGCATCGATATAGCCAAGACCATTGAGAAGACCATACAAAGGTCGACAAAGCCCCGAGAGACGCTGGAGAAGGAGATTCAATCGGATCGGCTGGATGACTCCACAAGATATTTGCGTTACAGcgccggcagcagcagcatcagctcCAACTACAGTTCCCACAGGGATCGCATCAGCAGTCTGCGCTACAATGCGAGTCCTTCGGCCAACAGTCCTTCCCCCAAATCGAGCACACCTAGCGTAGAGTCCAAGGAGTCGCCGACCTCCCCCGCCAAAAGTAATGGCACATCCGCCTCGGCAAGCGTTGCCAGCTCCAAGAGCAGTAGCAAGTCCAAGTTGTCGCCTCCGAAAGCGGTGCGTCTCAATTCACGACAGTCCTCGGTGGAGAATCTGGTTAACAAGCCGCCGACAGCTCCGGTCAAGGCAGAATCTCCCACAAAGACCTGCGGCTCCAGCTCGAGCAGCTCCTTGGCCAAGTGGCCCTGGCCCAACAAGGATTTTCGCAAGAGCTCCCTGAATGTGGGACCCACAGATCGACCTCGGAAATCTCGCACGCCCAGCAGTGGCGGCGAATCGGAGGAGCCAGCTGGAGTCGGAGAAGGAGGGCAGCTGGAACGTTCGCCGAGTTGTGGCAGCGAAGTTAGCGTTGCCTCCGCCAGCTCGGTGAGAAAGGGAGGCAAGTTATCAAACGGCAAATCAGCCTCAAATCGCCAGCTAAAAGCTCACAAGTCATGTGCTCCTAGTAATGGTACTGCCAGCAGCTCGGCAACATCTTCCGCCTCCGCTTCCGCATCCGCTTCCTCGTCGGACAGCGAGCAGCGCGGGAAAGCAGCCAAAAAACAGAGCAAGAAAAAGTCGCCGGCAAACGGCGGACAGCAGAAAGAGAAGACAACGAAGGTCGTTGCCAAGCAGACAGGTGAGTGCGATTCGGATGAGATTCAACGATCAACAATGGGACACCAAAATAGCCACAAGTCTGTCACTGACTCACCTTCCGTCGAGGCAGTCAGACAGTCGCCAACGCAGCCGACGTCGCAGTCAGCGTCGCAGTCAGCGTCGCGTCTGCAGAAACTGTCGGCGGTGTCGAATTTTTTCGCCACTCGTCAGCAAGACGCAAATAGTGAACCGATCTTCATCGAAAGCTCCGAGAGCGCTGGTGAGGCAGATGCGGCCCCCTCGATGATCAGTCTATCGCAAGACACCCGAACGAACGAACTAACGACGCCAACAACGGCAAGTGGCGAAGTGAGGAATCCTTCACTgacaaccacaacgacaacgatcccaacaacaacaacaagcagctcATTAAGTTCCACCACACACTGTCCCAGGGAGACAACGTCGCACTTGAAGAAGGATATCCTGCCCACTGAGAGTCTTACCAGCGAAGTGAATCCCTCGCTGGAGCAGGAGGATTTGGACGAACCCAGTTGGTGGCAGGACACCAGCTTGCAGATCAACACGGCTTCAGCTCTGGACTACAACAATCGTGGCGAGATGCCTTATAGACTGAGGCACATTGACTCCGGAGATGAGCAGGCCTGGTGGTTGCGCCAGGACGAAACTGTTGACGAGGACGACACGCTGGCGGAGGAAACGCTTAATCCGCTGGACGAGGAACAGGATTTGAGTGCGGCAACTGAGCCGCAGGGGGAGCACAGCAAGACGGGCTGGTGGAGTAGTAGCAACAACGATAACGAAAAGGAAAATCAAATGGAAAATCACAACGAAAATAATTCACTAGAAAGTCAACTAAATGGCAATGGATTTGGGCCAGAAATCGAGGTGGATCACAGTCAGGCAGCCAAGAAAATGCCAAGAAGTCGCATTTCACCCGAGCACGATGCCTGGTGGCTGGAGGAAGATCAACAGCCATCGCAGGAAATCAAACAGAATGGTTACCATGAGGAGCCCCACGTGGAGGTGACCCTCAAGCTGCCCAGCAGCGAACGCAGCTCAAAGAGCAGTCAAAAGAAGTCATCCAACTCGGGAGATGCCTCCCAGCACTGGTGGCTCTCGGGACCCGCCAAGAAGCTCTTCAACGTGCAGCGAGTGGAGTCCGGGGAACGCGCCTGGTGGCAGGAGAAGGAGAATGAGCCACCGCCGGTGAAGCCACCAACGCCTCCACCCCGCATTATCAAGCACTGGGAGTCGGGTGAGCGTGCCTGGTGGCTGCAGGACGAGGATCAGATGCCAGCACAAAGCAACGGCGAGGAATTGTTGACGGTACCGACGCCTGCAGCCGACGAGGTCGATCTGCATAACGACAGAATGCCGGATGCACCCTCTGAGCTGAGCAGCTCCTTTAACTTTGCCTATTCGGTGCGTCCGCCGCCGTTGGGACAGTGCGCCAGTCCCGTGCCGCCCGAGTCCGAATCCGAGCAGCGAAAGCACTGCGCATCGCCCTACGATAACATTCCAATGTCAAAAGTTCAAATGGCAGCCGTGCAGCTGCAGTCGCCGCCGCCGCCGGCGCAGTCGACGTCCCCGTCGACGTCAGCGCCCCGTTACTCGTATGCCTCTCAGGCGGGACGCGTGGGCGATAAGCTTTTCATTTCGCGTCATCAAAACATCGATGAGCTTTTAGGGGGCGCATGCCGCCCCCTCAGTCCGCTCTTCTACAGCGGTGCCATGGAGAGCGAAGCAACATCGACGCTGCCGCCCGCTAACAAGAACATATTTCTGCTCGAAGAGATTACGCCGGATCAGGTGCGCATTCACGATAGCACCGCTCAGTTGCCGGTCATACAGCGCATGCAGCGGTGAGTAGCGAAAAAAGCTTGCAGACAGCGAGAGCGAGTGCTTTCGTTTGTTGTGTGGTGAGTTTCTTCAACATGTGGTTGTAatcgcgctctctctctcccgctcttTTGATCTTGCAGCGACGTGGAATGGCTAGAgaatggcaacagcagcaatttctatgagcagcaacaacagcagccacaacagcgCAGGGTAAgtggctctctctctctctttctctctctctatctattttACCCGCTCTCTAGCACACCCTCAACgtattgcaacaatttttttttggcaacctGCCCGGCTTGTTACGTTATCGACTGATCGTCGCCAAAGACGCCCACGCATgtgtttatttacaaatatgtgtgtacattGTACATGCTCTAATTAATAAAGGGTATGCAGACTTTGTTGTCAGCTATGCAACATATTGAAAAGTACAATAGTAAATAATTACAAGTGTATTTTGTTTcaaatagaaatacaaaattaagttaaagtaTTATATTTAGTACTTTTATCAAGTACTTTTACAAGTTAGTCCTTTTTGTACCACTCTTTTCTCACAGTTGAGGTAAACTTTACTTTATAATATCGCTTACATACAGCTGCagtttaaagtaaagtaaaaatatattaatatagtaTATCTCTTAAATATCTGATATGATGTGTGGTATGTGTGATATGCGTGATATGCCAAAGAACCAGGCACACACACCTTTATGCGCCGCTTAACGAGTACTCCTATCAGAGCCAACATCTTTCTCGGGAGTCGGTCTTGAATGACGACTCTCAAGTGTGGCCCTGTGACTCACTTAGCTGGCACACAAAGCGCAGTACCAAATGCGGAAGagctaaaaatattatcttaATTACATGCAGTCAGGCAGTGAGCGTCAAAGTCAAAGACGAAGTCGAACTCGAATTCGGATACAGAATTGCATTTGGCTTCAATTCTTTCTTCGCTCCAGTTTCCAGGCGTTAACTTTCAGTTACGAGCAAAGGGAAAGAGTATATGGGTCATAAAGCAATTAACATGCACGTTAAGCTAAATCAAGTGAGCGAAGAGCAGAGCTTTAACTGTAAAGCCGACAAAGGTTAGCGCCTGCGTCGACAGCGATgtcagcagcggcagcagttCATTAAGTTTGcctttaaaacaaaagcacaaacagcagaagaagaaaaaaaattactcttaacgattgcaaatatttattttgtttactttcttAAACAAATGTTGACTTTGTGCAGCCAATGCGACCATAAAAACAATCGTCGTCgaacataaaaagaaaattgaaagtgCATTCAACTCACAGAATCGAAATCAACACTCCTATGGATCTTAACTCTGAATCCGAGTCGGACTGCTGCCTTCCTTGATTAGTCACACAAATCATAGACCCCAAAATAGCTGCTGGCATTGATGCGTGAAAACAAAAACCCAAATTACAttataaaacacattttgtttcaattttggcgCAGCTGCCTCAGTGCCATTTGCTAATACACTACAagtatttgtatacatttttgtgtGTAAATACACAATTGTCTCTTATAATGACATCAACAGCCACAAAAGTTGTCGCTCTGTCCCAGATGACTCATTTTTCACATTTCGTCTGAACTTCTTTCGATGCTGATACTGTAAGCAATACATATATTAGCCAATGTGCGAGTAGTTCTCTTTTATCAGTCatgaaaaaaaccaaaacattgTTTTTATACAGTGTATGACGCTTGTTTTCCATGTGAACAAACAAATGAATGTACACAtttaatatactatatactatgAGAATATCTCATACAGAGTTGGTcgaaatttcaataaaactttgatattaaaaacaaaacaaaattattcaaagttCCTTAACTTTTGGAGATaacattaagtttttttttgtcaaaaagcTGTATATCAGATATTCGAACTTAATTACGTAACGATTTATTTGCGTTTCGTTTTATGAGCCCCTTAGttatactaaaataaaaaaaatccagGATAATATTAGTCCAAAACGGAGTTTAATTATGCtagattttcttaaatcaatatttagattatttatattattatttaaattttcgggGTTCTATAAGAATTTATATGGTTGGACCAAATGATTTTTGCTTCTTGGACTATTTTAATGTTGAGTCGTTGTCATTTTATCTGCACAgtatcttaatttaagaataatatcCAAActacatactttaaaaatacatgccAAGATCATGAatttttaacttgaattttagaataatCTTTTGTTCCTGTGTACGTACTACGTAGCGAAGCACGCCCCTTTCCTAAATCGCAACACATAATCAAAGCCATAAGCACGCACACCCACAAAAGTAATGTACACCCaattggcacacacacacatatatgaaCATAACTTAAATTGCCAAAGCCAGCCAAATGTCCAGCTAATGATAGGCTAACGCTCAATCAACGATAAAACTAAATTGTGGCACACGCGCCTCTGAGGCtgagacagcagcagcggcagcggcagcgacagcagcagcgacagaggcagcgCCTGAGCTATTTATAGGTTTGGTATGAGTGCGAATGCGAGTTCTGGTACTACTCCTATCAGTTGCAGTCGCAGTGCacgttcaattaaaaataaaaaaagagcaatagcaacaacaacatgttgcAGAAGGTGCAGCGAACGCAAACTCACCTGACGacaatatatgtgtgtaaacacgcacgcacgcacacacgcaaGCACACAATGCAGAGAGTCATGCAGTCTCAAATTCACCACGGGCTCGCCGTTCAACGTTCCAACCTGCCTCAAGTAGCCTTACGTCACGTAAGCTTTCGCgtcggcgtcgtcgtcgtcgttgccgtCATATACCTTTTGCTAACCACCTTACGTTGTGTCTTTTTCTCGCTCTCAACTTGTGCTTCTTCGTGCACATTTGACGCTGTCGTCTTTGTCtgacgcttttttttttgtttcgcgTGGCTCACAAGCCGCACGACAAATTTTGTGGCTTTCAGTTGCTGTCCGAACGCGCTCAAGTTTGGACGTACGTTTCGTTGAGTCGGGAACGTTGAATAGTAACGGAAAACTCAGCTGCCGCTCAGCTGCGCGCGTCGCGCTCTCGcctgtgttttgtgtgtgtttccttgttgttgttggcaacgtttataatatttgaacTGAGTTAGTTGCTACAAAAATTGGTAATTAGCCGTGTAAATGCTCAAAGATAAAAGCATAGCAAAACCGTCAAATTGtgtgcaaaaaataaacaaacaaaaaataaataaaacgaaaataaatatttaattatacaatttcaTTAGGCACTGTTAAATGGACAACATTAGCagacaaaatgttaaattgcaatttattttattattgattttttgcgTGTCACTGTGTCAGTGTCGATAGACAAAGCGACAAcgaataatttcaatatttaaagacTTTATAATGTTCAATTGCTTCTCTATGTGGGCGCCACTTGAATCTCCCTCTCTGCGGCTCCAAGCTCAGTGTCAAAAgttcttcaataaaaaaaaaaaaaaggaaaaagaggcaaaaaaaaataaacagctgtcatcgatttttgttgttttgtctgCACTTCCCCTATGTCAACTGTTTCGCCTTGTTATCATGTGTACTCCTGTGCTCCCATcggctgtctctctctttctatttctCTCTTGCTTCTTCTATTGAAGATCTGTCGCCCTTTGCTTGTTCGGCTCGACTTTAGTTCGTTCCTCGATTTCAGCTGCCGTGAGATAGGAGGAAGAGAAGGTGCAGGAGGTGCAGAGAACTCATACTAGCGAATAGTGACactaaaaattgaaatcaacagGCAAACGAATATCCCAAAACCGGAATTGTGCAAATAAATCTCGATATATAAGAAACGACTGTGGACTGTAAATTGTGCCTTCATCTTCGTTTCCTGCTCTTCCTTCGTGCCACCATCTCTTTGTGTTGGGATCGAGGCAGATGCAACAAGAGCCAAAGTCGAACAAGGAAGCAAATCTTTCGCTGATTTGGCGCATTACGACCactgaaatattattatttattttcacccATTAACGAAATTGCCATTTGCCTAGGGGAACAGCCCAGCCGGAACcccctcttcctctctccctctctctatgtGTATCTATCTCTATTTGTCTCGTTGTAAAAGTGTTGGCAAATTGCTTTACAACGCGAAAGTTTTGCATCTGCAACTTGCATTTGTGCGGCAGCTGTCGCCTCGTAACCTACAAAATATTGCCTGCAAATTGGCAAAGTACTCGGCAACTATAGCAAACAGTGCTCCAAATTCCACAgtctttcaattaaatataattgcattATAATAAAGCACATGACCAACTTGAACCTCAGAGAGCTTCCCACTAACACCAAATCTTCTCTCACTTATACACAGAGAAGCTGCACACGATTCCAGCATTTACTTactttaatatgcaaataatgcTGTGGAATTTATAATGGCGAAAACACAgaaaaacagaacagaaccGTAGCTATCtttgcaaaaaacaaaaataaagagtattaaaaagaagaagagacgCCAGGGGCAAGGAAATAAACCTCATTTCAACGCGGTAACTACGCTAAGTACAAAAAGTATGAAAAGTACGTAGTACCTGCCACTAAACAGCGCTTCTATTTAGttataaacaaacacaagcaTACTTCAAGAGCGAAAAGTGGAGAGAGAGTAGCAaggcaaaatatatttacagtcAGTGGAAAAAGTATGTGCtccttttatttgtttaactaacaaaatttataattaatttaaagttttagttAGATTTTTAACgaactttactttttaaaaatgtgtgtcaatttataataagtgagacaaaattaattaaatgatatttcCACAGAAATGGatacataatttaatactttCAACAACTGGTTGTTACACAAGGTTAATTAGATGTTACATTTTACTACAGTTTTTAacttaaagatacattttctTATCTGctaaagataaaaaaagttatgagaAACAACAATCTTAATATCATACCTTCAATATCTgagtaatatttataatatcttAATACTTAAAAACGATTCTGTAATCGTATTTGACATTTCACATACTCAGGCGTGCACATACGTTTTTCACTGACTGCACTTTTAGCATGGTTACCATTTTAATTATCTGTCAGCGTAATCTTTGCCCAGACGGACTGTGGACGGCGACCGCGACCGCGACCGCAACCGCGACGCTTACTGCGCAGCTGACGTGCGAACAGCCAGACACTCTACCTTCAAAAGGCAGTGGCATCAACAGCAGAAGCAACTCTTTTCATactgttttattttagtttattttttttgctttgctggCTGCTGCAACACTAATcccattttttaattgtacgATGGGAAAAGTGGGCAGAGTTGAAGAGACATCGAGGAAGGCGAAAACTAAGAACATTGTACAGCACTTGGCTTAGATTGAGCTTAAGCGGCAAGTCTCTGCACAAAGAAATTAAAGCAAGTTTGAAGGGAGTGCTCGACCTGTAGATGCCCTGTAACTTAAGTTAATTTTGCAACTTTTATGAAAAGTGTAGAGACAAAGATtacagttaattaaattaattagcttTCTTTCAAAATATGATTCTAGTGTTCCCCCTAAATAATATATAGGCTTGTTAAAAACATATTCTTAATCCAATCACTTGCAGTTGCATAGCTTATTCATACCCCTTTCCATAAAATGTCACATtcagggtattaaaaaaaccCAAAGTGTGCCTTATTATATTTGCTCACTTTATCTTTTCCACATATTTTCACTTAGATTTACGCCTTATCTTTGGTCGCCAAACGAGCTACTGAGTTCTATTGTAGCATTAACTTTGGTTGTTATAGtttccgttgttgttgttcttgttgttgttgcttaggCCGTACAAAGTCAAGGTAATATGGAAGTAGTCCGACGTCTAATTCGTCTGCCTGAcagttaattataattctCATTTGATTGTCAAATTAAGTTGAATGACGAACTTTGAAGTTTGTATATAAGCAGCTTACTCTGACAGCGATCGCTCAATTGCGTGGGAAATTTCTGTAGATTATATAAGGCGCCAGAGAAACAGACCCACTCCCAGCTAATCTTGCCAAAACTTTACTCTTTTGGACAACtacacaaacatatacaaatttttggctCATTATTTAACAATGAACGCACTTACAAAGCGCATTAGTGAGTAATTTccttccctttttttttttgccattatGTATCATATATCATATGGTACACATGTGTATAAATGTTATATGCATATCTTTTTCGATAaagcaacgacagcaacaacttaaCAATGAAAGTGTTAGTGTTACAGCCACGCcccaaaatacacaaattgcTGCCTTTCTTTTGCAGCTCGAAGGGGGCCTCTGTTAAAATGCTATTGGGGTCAGTTGCTTAGTGCACGCCACCTCAGCAATCGCtatatgtatagtatttaTATCTATGTCTGGTATTCGctggtaaaataaataacctaTTAGCAcgaaggtttttttttctgcgcCCAACAGCAATAACATGGGCAGTTTATTGATTTTCCTCATCAACACGcgatttttcttttactttcatTTGGCACAGATCGCAAAATTTTTCTAGTTcagtttttagctttaaaaagcAGGCCTAACATTG
This genomic interval carries:
- the LOC117787915 gene encoding uncharacterized protein LOC117787915 isoform X2; its protein translation is MSSYRSYTPWKSNLGSSYKPSTSTYTLGGDLGNGSTSRYTSLATPTAYRPSFSGGTYRIKRDPPAPTPVTSYVSRYGSTAKTDAKEAASSSDRSSPIKRYTGTTSKLGKYGRSRDPSPVALEHTNHSKSKSRDPSPVMDSARSKLGAASYRSSTTRNAYGNRYGSGARPSASTTLDKSISYLTTSDFHARTASRAKASREKELEEHLVPEVPVESSRESTNEEDVIKEPKEKQLENPPEETFISVAVVTRATSPTPPGSTTVQRTRRIDIAKTIEKTIQRSTKPRETLEKEIQSDRLDDSTRYLRYSAGSSSISSNYSSHRDRISSLRYNASPSANSPSPKSSTPSVESKESPTSPAKSNGTSASASVASSKSSSKSKLSPPKAVRLNSRQSSVENLVNKPPTAPVKAESPTKTCGSSSSSSLAKWPWPNKDFRKSSLNVGPTDRPRKSRTPSSGGESEEPAGVGEGGQLERSPSCGSEVSVASASSVRKGGKLSNGKSASNRQLKAHKSCAPSNGTASSSATSSASASASASSSDSEQRGKAAKKQSKKKSPANGGQQKEKTTKVVAKQTGECDSDEIQRSTMGHQNSHKSVTDSPSVEAVRQSPTQPTSQSASQSASRLQKLSAVSNFFATRQQDANSEPIFIESSESAGEADAAPSMISLSQDTRTNELTTPTTASGEVRNPSLTTTTTTIPTTTTSSSLSSTTHCPRETTSHLKKDILPTESLTSEVNPSLEQEDLDEPSWWQDTSLQINTASALDYNNRGEMPYRLRHIDSGDEQAWWLRQDETVDEDDTLAEETLNPLDEEQDLSAATEPQGEHSKTGWWSSSNNDNEKENQMENHNENNSLESQLNGNGFGPEIEVDHSQAAKKMPRSRISPEHDAWWLEEDQQPSQEIKQNGYHEEPHVEVTLKLPSSERSSKSSQKKSSNSGDASQHWWLSGPAKKLFNVQRVESGERAWWQEKENEPPPVKPPTPPPRIIKHWESGERAWWLQDEDQMPAQSNGEELLTVPTPAADEVDLHNDRMPDAPSELSSSFNFAYSVRPPPLGQCASPVPPESESEQRKHCASPYDNIPMSKVQMAAVQLQSPPPPAQSTSPSTSAPRYSYASQAGRVGDKLFISRHQNIDELLGGACRPLSPLFYSGAMESEATSTLPPANKNIFLLEEITPDQVRIHDSTAQLPVIQRMQRDVEWLENGNSSNFYEQQQQQPQQRRIDDAAIQVYKDGDYGAYLDLESSLAEQTEEIEGLQASRKNSLVIRTQLSVRVHAIIEKLLSSEGSDLRRALFSLKQVFQEDKDLVHAFVALGGLNCLVRVGNCADQNYQNYILRALGQVMLYVDGMNGVMKHQPTMEWLYSLIASNYRSVVKTALKLLLVFVEYAESNCYVLVSAIHAVDSAQGTAPWANIMRLLKDYDNADAELVIYATSLINKTLAGLTDQDSFYDESDLLEQQGMETVIQRYMSKPGTDLDLLDQLQLYEAVLKFEDGESDGQRLPQNSMRKTQRHRPGTGTTERRKSRRHSTDNSPASLSKVLPTTVLRMTPTQATLDEDDSSGSTNSTEFSGGLFQEKKPRDGAGVTPGLRRRRERAERHKSFLKEQEEAAANGIFAARELRENYDLENKDMLLQLKRDHTVKDLTQKLSNLPSSPTQDPGNRSICGDMSGLISKAKEGLAKSKSKGEISRSSSVDQELKKAEPKKSENELHWEELVRSMTRPLNLCDLDFTDLHSDDEKDVLAPRGLGVGIPPPPPPLAGGMVMPPPMMPPNLLLSYGVVPGSLTNSVNSSLNGSVNGELANGNNTIKKNKKTVKLFWKEVREDMIPQVVGKTIWDELPNANVDTQKLEHLFESRAKDLMTKEKQQELNKSKEVIVLDHKRSNAINIAMTKLPPPRAIKTAILKMDATVVTREGIDKLLNMLPSDEERGKILEAQLSNPELPLGSAEQFLLTLASISELGARLKLWAFRLDFDNCEKEIAEPLMDLKQGIEILRQNRTFRCILSTLLSVGIFLNGAPVKGFQIEYLSKVPEVKDTVHKHSLLHHLCHMVMESCSDTSDLYSEIGPITRASKADFTDLAHNLNQLEAECKASWDRLKLIAKHDCAPQLKQKLVDFLADCAERIIILQIVHRRVMNRYRKFLLWLGMPQHSVAESRPNEFCRNLSEFALEYRTTRERVQQQLEKKANHRERNKTRGKLIIDMAKFKTKETTKEDVADAELKQLLGTPSADQADGTLTWRRRRAEQLRSPIARQSEEQFTDGDDEILESLVKTATKASGTRTTPRERKRTRHADRKSLRRTLKNGLTDEEKQHVAALIQTY